The following proteins come from a genomic window of Lujinxingia sediminis:
- a CDS encoding bifunctional serine/threonine-protein kinase/formylglycine-generating enzyme family protein, with product MASDQLDLRLGQLALARGVLSLSALIKAATFAGTQGVPLGEALLMCGSIAQEALEELERDLALLSDARFEEVLAHGDTLILEDLESQRVAHTLDRMNAPGASSSLPGEREFDGERTPPGTPLGRTPTLTGMEDAGLSRRDLTDSPRLNGSNAEARYDFVDELGRGGMGQILLARDQLLEREIALKTLLPDSDNPTSHQRLLAEARLTGRLEHPSIVPVYDVGWLHHGSPYYTMRVVRERSLAAILDELREGRIAHYSLTQLVGIVRQVCLAIQYAHDAGVVHRDLKPDNILIGSYGEVFVIDWGIAKVLHGDDPHTSSLPRGTLVGTPQYMAPEQAQGHNDQVDERTDVYALGAILYEVLTLKTVFESRTVLSLLISIIQDEPVSPSRRAPTRQIPRTIEEIALKALAKAPDDRYGSAQALADELNLFLEGVKERERQKDQALHLVEAAHSSRALYQEARQDLAQAIRKRDELRRSIPSWAPPQEKSALWEIEARVDQLGVEAEKRFGEVTRQLSQSLGYAPLNEAHDALAELYWERFLQAEAAGDHATATYFESLVRQHNTGAFDQRLSGEATLEVDTVPPSATLQLWRVSESQRRLISQPIGSPGQAPESFQHLPHGAYALHVSAEGYASLEFPLALERLAHVQVHVPMWPNESVPDDFVVISAGPFRAGAHDALSLEQDVVELDAFALQRTPVTCGQYVEFLNAIAADAPDAARRHAPRVRDDMPSYFPLEDGHYVVPHQDAEGDAWDPTWPICIINRMDALAYIAWRSKVDGRPYRLPSSLEWEKAARGVDGRLYPWGHHFDASFCHMRESAPGKSMPKPVGATPTDRSPYGVLDMAGNIAEWTSTPADAAAGTYVLRGGSFNSFPLMCRLDWHQTSPEHYRHVHYGFRMALDLAR from the coding sequence ATGGCATCTGATCAATTGGATCTTCGCCTCGGACAGCTCGCGCTTGCCCGTGGGGTACTTAGTCTGAGCGCCCTTATCAAGGCAGCTACTTTTGCTGGCACGCAGGGAGTCCCGCTTGGCGAGGCGCTTCTTATGTGTGGCAGCATCGCGCAGGAGGCCCTGGAAGAGTTGGAGCGTGATCTCGCGCTGCTCTCTGACGCTCGATTCGAAGAGGTTCTCGCTCACGGCGATACGCTGATCCTCGAAGATCTTGAATCGCAGCGCGTGGCCCACACGCTTGATCGGATGAACGCGCCCGGCGCGAGCTCATCCCTCCCCGGCGAGAGGGAGTTCGACGGCGAACGAACTCCCCCGGGTACGCCCCTGGGTCGTACTCCTACGCTGACGGGCATGGAAGATGCCGGCCTTTCACGACGTGATCTGACGGACTCACCACGTCTTAATGGGAGCAATGCCGAGGCGCGTTACGATTTTGTCGATGAGCTGGGCCGAGGGGGGATGGGGCAGATTCTTCTCGCCAGGGATCAACTCCTGGAGCGAGAGATCGCTCTGAAGACGCTGCTTCCTGATTCGGATAACCCGACCTCCCACCAGCGGCTGCTGGCCGAAGCGAGACTGACCGGACGGCTGGAGCACCCCAGCATCGTCCCGGTGTATGACGTCGGCTGGCTTCATCATGGTTCCCCCTATTACACGATGCGGGTTGTTCGTGAGCGCAGTCTCGCTGCCATTCTCGACGAGCTGCGCGAGGGACGCATCGCTCATTACTCTCTGACGCAGCTGGTAGGCATCGTGCGCCAGGTCTGTCTGGCCATTCAATACGCACACGACGCAGGCGTCGTGCACAGGGATCTCAAACCCGACAATATTCTTATCGGTAGTTACGGCGAAGTCTTCGTCATCGACTGGGGCATCGCCAAAGTACTCCACGGTGATGATCCTCACACCAGTTCCCTTCCTCGCGGGACACTTGTGGGGACGCCCCAGTACATGGCGCCGGAGCAGGCCCAGGGCCACAACGATCAGGTTGATGAACGTACGGATGTCTATGCGCTCGGAGCCATCCTCTACGAGGTACTGACGCTGAAAACGGTCTTTGAGTCTCGCACAGTTCTGAGCCTCTTGATCAGCATCATTCAGGACGAGCCAGTCTCGCCATCGAGACGCGCGCCAACTCGTCAGATTCCGCGTACCATCGAGGAGATTGCGCTCAAAGCTCTCGCAAAGGCCCCCGACGATCGCTACGGCAGTGCTCAAGCGCTTGCCGACGAGCTCAACCTGTTTCTGGAAGGCGTCAAAGAGCGCGAACGGCAGAAGGACCAGGCCCTCCACCTGGTGGAAGCCGCCCACAGCAGCCGCGCGCTCTATCAGGAAGCTCGCCAAGATCTGGCGCAGGCGATTCGCAAGCGTGACGAGTTGCGCCGGTCGATCCCCTCATGGGCTCCGCCGCAGGAGAAGTCTGCGCTCTGGGAGATCGAGGCCAGGGTCGACCAACTCGGCGTGGAAGCGGAGAAGCGTTTCGGCGAGGTCACCCGCCAGCTCAGTCAGAGCCTGGGCTATGCCCCTCTTAATGAGGCCCACGACGCCCTGGCGGAACTCTACTGGGAGCGCTTTCTGCAGGCCGAAGCCGCCGGCGATCACGCCACCGCGACCTACTTTGAGTCTCTGGTTCGACAGCATAACACCGGTGCATTCGATCAACGACTAAGTGGCGAGGCCACCTTAGAGGTGGATACCGTGCCCCCCTCGGCGACTCTGCAACTCTGGCGCGTGAGTGAATCACAGCGGCGGCTCATCAGCCAGCCCATCGGCTCCCCGGGCCAGGCACCCGAATCATTCCAACATCTGCCCCACGGGGCCTACGCGCTGCATGTCAGCGCCGAGGGCTACGCCTCACTGGAGTTTCCCCTGGCCCTTGAGCGTCTGGCCCATGTTCAGGTGCACGTGCCGATGTGGCCAAACGAGTCGGTTCCCGACGACTTTGTCGTCATCTCAGCCGGTCCATTTCGTGCCGGTGCCCACGATGCCCTCTCACTGGAGCAGGACGTTGTTGAACTCGACGCGTTCGCGCTTCAGCGCACGCCTGTAACCTGTGGGCAATACGTGGAGTTTCTCAACGCGATCGCAGCCGACGCACCGGACGCAGCGCGGCGCCACGCCCCGCGGGTACGCGACGACATGCCTTCCTACTTCCCGCTGGAAGACGGGCACTACGTTGTTCCTCACCAGGATGCTGAGGGCGACGCCTGGGATCCCACATGGCCGATCTGCATCATCAACCGCATGGACGCTTTGGCGTACATCGCCTGGCGCAGCAAAGTCGACGGACGGCCGTACCGACTGCCGAGCTCACTGGAGTGGGAAAAAGCGGCGCGCGGTGTTGACGGGCGCCTCTACCCCTGGGGCCACCATTTCGACGCATCGTTCTGTCACATGCGCGAGAGCGCCCCGGGTAAATCCATGCCCAAGCCTGTGGGTGCAACCCCCACCGATCGCTCTCCGTACGGGGTGCTCGATATGGCGGGAAATATCGCCGAGTGGACCTCCACACCTGCCGACGCCGCAGCTGGCACGTATGTGCTGCGCGGGGGCTCCTTCAACTCCTTTCCACTGATGTGTCGACTCGACTGGCACCAGACCAGCCCGGAACACTACCGCCACGTTCATTACGGCTTTCGAATGGCGCTGGATCTGGCTCGCTGA
- a CDS encoding PAS domain-containing sensor histidine kinase, with amino-acid sequence MSPANNDAPGAVVQTSGMLPRAGQVWAAIYENLPQPTLLLNIPDADCGARALVAVNHSARALFGEDLASHLVESANSEALDAMFEAFDQSRARPGQPPAPFSLRGEGGALFRAHFTPLPAIDALDAPWLCLVHAYQRDQDQALQELISELSALHHERSDLDALGMAVAERLREAFNTPAVALLAAEEDRFAPRWQSGDATLSARLVERLRNAQIPADLLHHMALEPGRAPDICVLNLGGPPAHGVLSWVAEIPPDARPTTLSLLATALDLLLSTAYIRESYSEERMRLRAVLEHVPSAVLLFDSEGKVVMYNSRAQAMIGHNRWRNLGPSDHPFTVCDVEGDELPVERWPLVRAVSEGIGCTNEEYVLDFGEVRRNVLMTIAPVVDESGATRLFLASATDVTERSARDRRKDEFLSVASHELRSPLTPLSGFVHLARQQAEMGKRVDPEVLRRAESQVHRLRRLVDALLDMSRIETGRLRLLKKPTSLRSLLKRIAEPWLNGHEGHRITLHNADEAIFAVIDPDRIEQVISNLIDNALKHGKKEGHVQVRLHTATAHAIISVRDEGEGMSEEEVEQIFERFYSGANARTTKSMGLGLYISRQIIEEHGGLIEIETAPGSPTEVRVLLPLGRDAE; translated from the coding sequence GTGAGTCCGGCCAATAACGATGCACCTGGAGCAGTCGTGCAGACGAGTGGCATGCTCCCCCGGGCCGGTCAGGTGTGGGCAGCCATCTACGAGAACCTCCCACAACCGACGCTTCTGTTAAACATCCCCGACGCTGACTGCGGCGCCCGAGCGCTGGTAGCCGTCAATCACTCCGCACGTGCTCTCTTCGGTGAGGACCTCGCCAGCCATCTGGTTGAGTCGGCGAATTCTGAGGCCCTGGATGCGATGTTCGAGGCCTTCGACCAGAGCCGCGCTCGGCCCGGCCAGCCTCCTGCCCCATTTTCCCTCCGTGGTGAGGGCGGCGCTCTTTTCCGGGCCCATTTTACCCCTCTCCCGGCGATCGACGCCCTTGACGCCCCCTGGCTCTGCCTGGTGCACGCTTATCAGCGCGATCAAGATCAGGCGCTCCAGGAGCTCATCAGCGAATTAAGCGCCCTCCACCACGAACGCTCCGACCTGGACGCCCTGGGTATGGCCGTGGCCGAACGCCTGCGCGAAGCATTCAACACCCCGGCCGTCGCGCTGCTGGCTGCCGAGGAAGATCGCTTTGCGCCTCGCTGGCAAAGTGGTGATGCTACGCTGAGCGCACGTCTGGTCGAACGGCTTCGCAACGCACAGATTCCAGCCGATCTGCTTCACCACATGGCGCTGGAGCCCGGCCGCGCCCCCGATATCTGCGTGCTCAACCTCGGTGGCCCTCCCGCCCACGGCGTGCTCAGCTGGGTTGCCGAGATACCTCCCGACGCGCGTCCCACGACGCTCTCGCTGCTGGCGACCGCACTCGACCTCCTGCTCTCCACGGCATACATCCGCGAGTCCTACAGCGAAGAGCGTATGCGACTTCGCGCGGTCCTTGAGCACGTACCCAGCGCGGTATTGCTCTTTGATAGCGAGGGCAAGGTCGTGATGTACAACTCCCGCGCCCAGGCGATGATCGGGCATAACCGCTGGAGGAACCTCGGCCCTTCCGACCATCCTTTTACGGTGTGCGATGTCGAGGGCGATGAACTTCCCGTGGAGCGCTGGCCTCTTGTGCGCGCAGTCAGCGAGGGAATCGGCTGCACCAACGAGGAGTATGTTCTGGACTTCGGCGAGGTCCGCCGCAATGTCCTGATGACCATCGCCCCGGTGGTCGATGAGTCCGGTGCAACTCGCCTCTTTCTGGCTTCGGCGACTGATGTCACCGAACGCAGCGCGCGCGACCGTCGCAAAGATGAGTTCCTTTCGGTGGCCAGCCACGAGCTGCGCAGCCCGCTGACCCCACTCTCCGGCTTCGTTCACCTGGCTCGCCAGCAGGCCGAGATGGGAAAGCGCGTCGATCCGGAGGTGCTGCGCCGCGCCGAGTCCCAGGTTCATCGCCTTCGCCGCCTGGTGGACGCCCTGCTCGACATGTCGCGCATAGAAACCGGGCGGTTGCGCCTGTTGAAGAAACCCACCTCGCTGCGATCCCTGCTCAAACGCATCGCCGAGCCCTGGCTCAATGGCCATGAAGGTCACCGCATCACCCTGCACAACGCCGATGAAGCGATCTTCGCGGTCATCGACCCCGACCGCATCGAGCAGGTCATCAGCAACCTGATCGATAACGCGCTCAAGCATGGTAAAAAAGAGGGGCATGTTCAGGTTCGCCTGCACACCGCCACCGCCCACGCGATCATTAGCGTGCGCGACGAGGGCGAGGGCATGAGCGAGGAAGAGGTCGAGCAGATCTTTGAGCGCTTCTACTCGGGAGCCAACGCTCGCACCACCAAGAGCATGGGGCTGGGGCTCTACATCTCGCGCCAGATCATTGAAGAACATGGCGGCTTGATCGAAATCGAAACTGCGCCGGGCTCTCCAACCGAAGTGCGCGTACTGCTGCCGCTGGGGCGCGACGCGGAGTAG
- a CDS encoding tetratricopeptide repeat protein: MSQIHAGWRAYHDGDYRKALEHFKASRQWPEMVSGLALAILSIGQGSDALLVVEQQAREHHHSDLDVLLGDLTGRTSKRADAERILQAAVNANPEHALARSLLGEQRIRQGRWDEGTQDFIAGLAGADPRATLHMRRVVLDLVDAVAARRIPQAEAMRFINRIDYSIPNKDAALNQFFGTARRAINAQQRLDDVPRTEPWSYGDSAASQAHPQRPAQQASPSLRDHTTSPQKSSTSRSRTASATLDLSSHDSATPDDAPPSPSPAQERRSQARERRQNIARERSNLMDAGLTNMSRVLREERNANEALQQSVPAAIPPAWPSEMEEPIDTIPPIALPSRSVLSRSDAIRSSSFRLTGGDIGVEITLERCMHNMLASIQSIGDITVPFTLQALRQLELNLLDDVFARMPELSALYRDETAVDDQRPLAVGKFLGDCLAQAFGAVWSYAQPPEASTMRVGQEEIDPLGVARTILDAEHFDAIGFEQLVRQSEKGTRTSTAMVARHFYVDPTPGLDGEALHMKLAELWVAYRFELSAIQTNEIAASLRTHMVHRDVIVFSVDKGFVPASFLRQIGPGALSSEGRTSLAYVRSSGEFLLLASARHFARFLETAPFELTSESLPTLLPWLQRLFRPGWRLVESDEIARQAVERTGVRAITAPTFARNEEIARVQVNFLERATPHVMRLHYNPDALVHFEIEIQPLS, encoded by the coding sequence ATGTCGCAGATTCACGCGGGCTGGAGAGCCTACCACGACGGCGACTACCGCAAGGCGCTGGAGCATTTTAAAGCCTCCAGGCAGTGGCCTGAAATGGTCAGTGGTCTGGCACTTGCCATCCTCTCGATCGGTCAAGGCTCCGATGCGCTCCTTGTCGTGGAGCAGCAAGCCCGTGAGCACCACCACAGCGATCTTGACGTTCTGCTCGGCGATCTGACCGGACGCACGAGTAAACGCGCCGACGCCGAACGCATCCTGCAGGCGGCTGTCAACGCCAACCCCGAACACGCGCTGGCCCGAAGCCTGCTTGGTGAGCAGCGTATTCGACAGGGACGCTGGGACGAGGGGACCCAAGACTTCATCGCCGGACTGGCCGGCGCCGACCCTCGCGCCACACTGCACATGCGCCGGGTCGTCCTGGACCTGGTCGACGCGGTGGCCGCCCGCCGCATCCCGCAGGCCGAAGCGATGCGTTTTATCAACCGCATCGACTACTCCATTCCCAATAAGGATGCCGCACTCAACCAGTTCTTCGGGACGGCACGGCGCGCCATCAATGCTCAGCAGCGTCTCGACGACGTGCCCCGCACTGAGCCCTGGAGCTACGGCGACTCAGCGGCCTCCCAGGCCCATCCTCAGCGGCCGGCTCAACAGGCTTCACCCTCCCTGCGCGACCACACCACCTCGCCGCAGAAAAGTTCAACGTCTCGCTCCCGCACCGCCTCGGCAACCCTAGATCTTTCATCTCACGACTCCGCCACGCCTGACGACGCGCCCCCGAGCCCCTCCCCGGCCCAGGAGCGGCGCTCCCAGGCCCGCGAGCGCCGCCAGAACATCGCCCGCGAGCGCTCCAACCTGATGGACGCCGGCCTCACCAACATGTCGCGCGTGCTCCGCGAGGAACGCAACGCCAACGAAGCCCTCCAGCAGAGTGTGCCGGCGGCGATCCCTCCGGCCTGGCCCTCCGAGATGGAAGAGCCCATCGATACCATTCCGCCGATCGCGCTGCCGAGCCGCTCCGTACTGAGCCGCAGCGACGCCATACGCAGCAGCTCCTTTCGGCTCACCGGCGGCGATATCGGCGTGGAGATCACCCTGGAGCGCTGCATGCACAACATGCTCGCCAGCATCCAGTCCATCGGTGATATCACCGTCCCCTTTACGCTTCAGGCTCTCCGCCAGCTGGAGCTCAACCTTCTCGACGACGTCTTCGCACGCATGCCCGAGCTCAGCGCCCTCTACCGCGATGAAACCGCCGTCGACGATCAGCGTCCACTTGCCGTCGGTAAGTTCCTGGGCGATTGCCTCGCTCAGGCCTTCGGTGCGGTCTGGAGCTACGCCCAGCCTCCAGAAGCCTCGACGATGCGCGTCGGTCAGGAGGAGATTGACCCTCTTGGCGTGGCCCGCACCATCCTCGACGCCGAGCACTTCGATGCGATCGGCTTTGAGCAGCTCGTTCGACAGTCTGAGAAGGGCACCCGCACCAGCACAGCAATGGTCGCGCGCCACTTCTACGTCGACCCGACTCCAGGCCTCGACGGCGAAGCCTTGCACATGAAGCTCGCCGAGCTCTGGGTGGCCTACCGCTTCGAGCTCAGCGCCATCCAGACCAATGAGATCGCCGCCAGCCTCCGAACCCACATGGTGCACCGCGATGTCATCGTCTTCTCGGTCGACAAGGGGTTCGTGCCGGCCTCGTTCCTCAGACAGATCGGCCCTGGTGCCCTCTCATCGGAGGGCCGCACCTCCCTGGCCTATGTGCGAAGCTCCGGCGAGTTTCTTTTGCTGGCGAGCGCACGTCACTTTGCGCGCTTTCTGGAGACGGCCCCCTTTGAGCTAACCTCCGAGTCACTGCCGACCCTGCTCCCCTGGCTGCAGCGCCTCTTCCGCCCGGGCTGGCGCCTGGTTGAAAGCGATGAGATCGCGCGCCAGGCCGTCGAGCGCACCGGCGTGCGCGCGATCACTGCGCCCACCTTCGCTCGAAATGAGGAGATCGCCCGGGTCCAGGTCAACTTCCTGGAGCGAGCAACCCCGCACGTCATGCGTCTTCATTACAACCCCGACGCCCTCGTCCACTTCGAGATCGAGATACAGCCCCTCAGCTAA
- a CDS encoding helix-turn-helix transcriptional regulator, whose translation MSARNTFAATRRSHEIMGWLRSGQRVTIADVSERFGVQYPQAREDLKLLEEVYELETGRDGRIKYWQWPGISSKEAVVGTAAALELGGVALDIFRETPYGEYIDALAHDQRNSLAHNQQEGLRRVGQALRLRRNWLPVHRERLVEMLETVLDAIHHGRKGLSFEYERSSDGDSKHYLAVPRRLIWYQGRLWMQAYQDRKRKLFDLAGILKAEPLSLDRFVDRLFAERQDAFEAFEFEGDRSSIYIAQGGTGEVGDDDEPVIDPVAQKTYARAREDAFKAALLKEVEHESELGSPEEEDAYFEHAFGIYAYSGPVEQVELEVGPSWATYLRRYRVHASQENEDLEGGRLKVRFELAICPEFTSFVLGMLPEVKVLKPASLHARLEDAVRSWLEG comes from the coding sequence ATGTCTGCTCGCAATACCTTCGCTGCTACGCGTCGTTCGCATGAGATTATGGGGTGGTTGCGGAGTGGCCAGCGCGTGACGATCGCCGATGTTAGCGAACGTTTCGGGGTGCAGTATCCGCAGGCTCGTGAAGATCTGAAGTTGCTGGAAGAGGTCTATGAGCTGGAGACGGGGCGAGATGGGCGCATCAAGTACTGGCAGTGGCCGGGCATCTCATCGAAAGAGGCGGTCGTGGGCACGGCTGCGGCGCTGGAGTTGGGCGGGGTGGCGCTGGATATCTTTCGGGAGACGCCCTACGGGGAGTACATCGACGCATTGGCCCACGATCAGCGAAACTCGCTGGCACACAATCAGCAAGAGGGGTTGCGTCGGGTGGGGCAGGCGTTGAGGCTTCGGCGCAACTGGCTGCCGGTGCATCGCGAACGCCTGGTGGAGATGCTCGAGACCGTGCTCGATGCCATTCATCACGGGAGAAAGGGGTTGAGCTTTGAGTATGAGCGCTCCTCCGACGGCGATAGCAAGCATTATCTGGCCGTGCCGCGGCGACTGATCTGGTATCAGGGGCGGCTCTGGATGCAGGCCTATCAGGACAGGAAGCGAAAGCTCTTTGACCTGGCGGGCATTCTGAAGGCGGAACCGCTGAGCCTGGATCGCTTTGTGGATCGCCTGTTCGCGGAGCGGCAGGACGCGTTCGAGGCGTTTGAGTTTGAGGGGGACCGCTCCTCCATCTACATCGCTCAGGGAGGCACCGGGGAGGTTGGCGATGACGATGAGCCGGTCATCGATCCGGTCGCGCAGAAGACCTATGCAAGAGCGCGGGAAGATGCGTTTAAAGCGGCGCTTCTGAAGGAGGTCGAGCACGAGAGCGAGCTGGGGAGTCCCGAGGAGGAAGACGCCTATTTTGAGCATGCCTTTGGCATCTATGCCTACAGCGGGCCTGTGGAGCAGGTGGAGCTTGAAGTGGGGCCGAGCTGGGCAACGTATCTGCGTCGATACCGCGTGCACGCCTCCCAGGAGAATGAAGATCTGGAGGGCGGGAGGCTTAAGGTTCGTTTTGAACTGGCGATCTGCCCGGAGTTCACGTCCTTCGTGCTCGGGATGTTGCCGGAGGTGAAGGTGCTCAAACCAGCTTCGCTGCATGCACGGCTGGAAGACGCCGTGCGAAGTTGGCTTGAGGGGTAA
- a CDS encoding acyl-CoA dehydrogenase → MSEFLFDRRDVEFVLFDQLEVENLVKLPRYQDFSRELFEMVLGEAVKFAGGKLAPTNEQADAEGVRLEDGKVILPESYPPLYKEFCEGGWFAPVHTPEYGGQGLPQSVGMAAIEAFIAAHPSFMFFSGLTVSAGHLIEVHGTERDVELYLEKMYTGEWGGTMCLTEPQAGSALGDLTTTATPVEGEDFYKIVGNKIFISAGDQNLTENIVHLVLARVPGDPEGSKGISLFIVPRERVNADGSIGESNDVAVTGLEEKMGIHASPTCSISFGDNDECRGWLVGERCRGLQYMFLMMNEARLVTGLQGVAIGNSAYQSALAYAKERAQGPKVTDRSESPRSVAIIEHPDVRRNLMTMKAYGEALRAMLINTAFISDHAMYNEDEAVKTKSQDMLDLLTPICKAFCSDMGFKMTEIAMQVFGGYGYIKEYGVEQKMRDVKIASIYEGTNGIQALDLLGRKMRMKSGGLFLTWLQDTNEFLAEISDDETLGELAKQVDAAKNALGEAAFGFTATGKKDPEYPLLHATPYLRMFGLVESARLLLKQASIAQTKLQAIWAEKGVSAGDDEARKALIEQNDDARFYENKIKTASFFIYQILPEARAILKSIQSGDRSALDVAL, encoded by the coding sequence ATGAGCGAGTTTCTTTTCGATCGACGCGACGTGGAGTTTGTCCTCTTTGACCAGCTTGAGGTCGAGAACCTGGTGAAGCTTCCGCGCTACCAGGACTTCAGCCGCGAGCTCTTCGAGATGGTCCTTGGTGAGGCGGTGAAGTTCGCTGGTGGCAAGCTCGCCCCGACCAATGAGCAGGCCGACGCCGAGGGCGTGCGCCTGGAAGACGGCAAGGTGATCCTGCCGGAGAGCTACCCGCCCCTGTACAAAGAATTCTGCGAAGGTGGTTGGTTCGCGCCGGTGCACACCCCGGAGTACGGCGGCCAGGGTCTGCCGCAGTCGGTGGGGATGGCGGCGATTGAGGCGTTCATCGCGGCGCACCCCTCCTTTATGTTCTTCTCGGGTCTGACCGTTTCGGCCGGCCACCTCATTGAGGTGCACGGCACCGAGCGTGACGTGGAGCTCTACCTGGAGAAGATGTACACCGGCGAGTGGGGCGGCACGATGTGCCTGACCGAGCCGCAGGCGGGCTCGGCGCTGGGCGACCTCACCACCACGGCCACGCCGGTTGAGGGCGAGGACTTCTACAAGATCGTGGGCAACAAGATCTTTATCTCGGCCGGCGATCAGAACCTCACCGAGAACATCGTGCACCTGGTGCTGGCGCGTGTGCCCGGCGACCCGGAAGGCTCCAAAGGCATCAGCCTCTTCATCGTGCCGCGTGAGCGCGTCAACGCTGACGGCTCCATCGGTGAGTCCAACGACGTGGCCGTCACCGGTCTCGAAGAGAAGATGGGCATTCACGCCTCGCCGACCTGCTCGATCTCCTTTGGCGACAACGATGAGTGTCGGGGCTGGCTGGTCGGTGAGCGCTGCCGCGGCCTTCAGTACATGTTTCTGATGATGAACGAGGCGCGTCTGGTCACCGGTCTTCAGGGCGTGGCGATCGGCAACTCCGCCTACCAGAGCGCGCTTGCATATGCCAAAGAGCGCGCCCAGGGCCCCAAAGTCACCGATCGCAGCGAGAGCCCCAGGAGCGTGGCGATCATCGAGCACCCCGATGTGCGTCGTAACCTGATGACGATGAAGGCCTACGGTGAGGCGCTGCGCGCGATGCTCATCAACACCGCCTTCATCAGCGACCACGCGATGTACAACGAGGACGAAGCGGTCAAGACCAAGTCGCAGGACATGCTCGACCTGCTTACGCCCATCTGCAAAGCCTTCTGCTCGGATATGGGCTTTAAGATGACCGAGATCGCCATGCAGGTCTTCGGCGGTTACGGCTACATCAAGGAGTACGGCGTCGAGCAGAAGATGCGCGACGTGAAGATCGCCTCGATCTACGAGGGCACCAACGGCATTCAGGCGCTCGACCTGCTCGGTCGTAAGATGCGCATGAAGAGCGGCGGCCTCTTCTTGACCTGGCTCCAGGACACCAACGAGTTTCTGGCTGAGATCAGCGACGATGAGACCCTTGGCGAGTTGGCCAAGCAGGTGGATGCGGCCAAGAACGCGCTGGGTGAAGCGGCCTTTGGTTTCACGGCGACCGGCAAGAAGGATCCGGAGTACCCGCTGCTGCACGCTACGCCCTACCTGCGCATGTTCGGGCTGGTGGAGTCGGCGCGTCTGCTTCTGAAGCAGGCCTCGATTGCCCAGACCAAACTTCAGGCCATCTGGGCCGAGAAGGGCGTCAGCGCCGGTGACGACGAGGCACGCAAGGCGCTCATTGAGCAGAACGACGACGCGCGCTTCTACGAGAATAAGATCAAGACGGCGAGCTTCTTCATCTATCAGATTCTGCCGGAAGCGCGGGCGATCCTGAAGAGCATCCAGTCCGGCGACCGCAGCGCGTTGGACGTGGCGCTCTGA
- a CDS encoding type III pantothenate kinase: MLLVIDVGNTNTVLGVYRGEELVRHWRLQTHHGRTSDEHGIFLRQLFELSGLAVAEVHHAIISCVVPPMERMLVKMVRDYFACNPTVVGADIQANMPIAYDNPREVGADRVVNAVAAYRRHSKALIVVDFGTATTFDAISEEGAYLGGAICPGITISSEALFHAASKLPRVELARSPSVIGKNTVHSIQAGLLYGYIGLVREIVTRMKAELGADNVPVIATGGLASFFAEETDIIDEVDDFLTLEGLRLIFDEASAS, translated from the coding sequence ATGCTTTTGGTCATCGATGTCGGCAACACCAACACCGTTCTGGGCGTCTACCGCGGTGAAGAACTTGTGAGGCACTGGCGGCTGCAGACCCACCACGGACGAACCAGCGATGAGCATGGCATCTTCTTGCGCCAGCTCTTTGAACTCAGCGGGCTGGCTGTGGCGGAGGTCCATCATGCCATCATCAGCTGCGTGGTGCCTCCGATGGAGCGGATGCTGGTGAAGATGGTGCGCGACTACTTCGCCTGCAACCCCACCGTGGTCGGGGCTGATATTCAGGCGAACATGCCAATCGCCTATGACAATCCCCGCGAGGTCGGGGCCGACCGGGTGGTCAACGCCGTGGCGGCCTACCGGCGCCACTCGAAGGCCTTGATCGTGGTCGATTTTGGCACCGCCACCACCTTCGACGCGATCAGCGAGGAGGGGGCGTACCTGGGCGGGGCGATCTGCCCGGGGATCACCATCTCCAGTGAGGCGCTCTTCCACGCCGCCAGCAAGTTGCCGCGGGTGGAGCTTGCGCGCTCACCATCGGTGATCGGCAAAAACACCGTGCATTCGATTCAGGCCGGGCTGCTCTACGGCTACATCGGGCTTGTGCGTGAGATCGTCACGCGCATGAAGGCCGAGCTTGGTGCGGACAACGTCCCGGTGATCGCCACCGGAGGGCTGGCCAGTTTCTTCGCCGAAGAGACCGATATCATTGACGAAGTCGACGATTTTCTGACGCTCGAAGGTCTGCGCCTTATCTTTGATGAAGCCAGCGCGTCCTGA